Proteins encoded together in one Telopea speciosissima isolate NSW1024214 ecotype Mountain lineage chromosome 4, Tspe_v1, whole genome shotgun sequence window:
- the LOC122658809 gene encoding probable beta-1,4-xylosyltransferase IRX14H: protein MKLSVLQQNCNTRRNNSFRANGPLETTVDGSFKSPAALFWLVLHGLCCLISLVMGFRFSRLIIFLLFSTNNNNSPSVTNHLYTTTRPLLTTTTNVAAEGLTSQTPPSTPTIQNPDTTANRTTVGSRVVVGRHGILIRPWPHPDPAEVMKAHLIMERVQREQRLQYGIKSPRPLIVITPTYVRTFQTLHLTGLVHSLMLAPYDLTWIVVEAGGITNETTSLLAKSSLRTIHIGFDQRMPITWENRHRMEARMRLRALRVVREQRLDGIVVFADDSNMHSMELFDEIQSVKWIGAVSVGILAHSGNPDEFSTQKQDDENSPLPIQGPACNSSGSLVGWHTFNSLPYAEKSATYIGDSATVLPRKLEWSGFVLNSRLFWKEAENKPDWVKDLDTLERDGGDLESPLSLLKDASVVEPLGSCGRKVLLWWLRVEARADSKFPPGWIIDSPLEITVPAKHTPWPDAPPEFMSGEKVGGTQEHMEKHTTKTGRVSRPKHGRHKKKRESRITDTQVSQRRSAET from the exons ATGAAGCTATCGGTGTTGCAGCAGAACTGCAACACCCGCCGGAACAACAGCTTCAGAGCAAATGGTCCTTTGGAGACTACAGTTGACGGATCTTTCAAATCGCCGGCGGCTCTCTTCTGGTTAGTTCTCCATGGGCTTTGCTGCCTTATCAGCCTCGTAATGGGTTTTAGATTCTCTCGACttatcatcttcctcctcttctccacCAACAACAATAACTCTCCCTCCGTCACTAATCATCTCTACACCACAACGCGTCCGCTCCTAACAACCACCACCAATGTCGCCGCCGAGGGTCTCACCTCACAGACTCCGCCTTCAACCCCTACGATTCAGAATCCTGACACCACGGCTAATCGGACGACCGTGGGCAGCCGCGTCGTTGTTGGTCGTCATGGGATCCTAATCCGTCCCTGGCCTCATCCGGATCCAGCTGAGGTCATGAAAGCTCATCTCATTATGGAGAGAGTTCAGAGAGAACAGCGGCTTCAGTATGGGATCAAGAGCCCAAGACCCTTGATTGTTATCACCCCTACCTATGTCCGCACCTTCCAAACCCTCCATCTCACGGGCTTAGTGCACTCGCTCATGCTGGCTCCCTATGATCTCACCTGGATCGTCGTTGAAGCCGGAGGAATCACTAATGAGACCACTTCTCTTCTTGCCAAGTCCAGTCTTCGAACCATCCACATCGGCTTTGACCAACGGATGCCTATTACTTGGGAGAATCGCCATCGGATGGAGGCAAGAATGCGGCTTCGTGCCCTGAG AGTCGTCAGGGAGCAGAGATTGGATGGAATTGTGGTGTTTGCCGATGATAGTAATATGCATAGTATGGAGTTGTTTGATGAGATCCAGTCTGTGAAATGGATTGGTGCTGTTTCGGTTGGTATTCTTGCTCATTCCGGTAACCCAGATGAGTTTTCGACTCAGAAGCAGGATGATGAGAACTCACCTTTGCCTATTCAAGGCCCTGCTTGCAACTCATCCGGAAGTCTGGTTGGTTGGCACACATTCAATTCTCTACCTTATGCTGAGAAGAGTGCCACTTACATCGGTGATTCTGCAACAGTGCTGCCTAGGAAGCTGGAGTGGTCTGGGTTTGTTCTGAATTCCAGGTTGTTCTGGAAGGAAGCTGAGAATAAGCCTGATTGGGTTAAGGATCTAGATACACTGGAAAGGGATGGAGGTGACCTTGAGAGTCCATTGTCTCTTTTGAAAGATGCTTCTGTTGTGGAGCCTCTAGGTTCTTGTGGGCGCAAAGTTTTACTTTGGTGGCTTCGAGTTGAAGCTCGTGCAGATAGCAAGTTCCCTCCAGG ATGGATAATTGATTCTCCGTTGGAGATTACTGTGCCTGCGAAGCATACACCTTGGCCAGATGCACCTCCAGAATTCATGTCTGGTGAAAAAGTAGGTGGCACCCAAGAGCACATGGAGAAGCATACCACGAAGACTGGTCGAGTTTCCAGGCCAAAACATGGCCGTCATAAGAAGAAGCGTGAATCGAGGATAACAGATACACAGGTTTCCCAGAGGCGGAGTGCAGAAACGTGA